Proteins encoded within one genomic window of Bradyrhizobium sp. AZCC 1719:
- a CDS encoding Wzz/FepE/Etk N-terminal domain-containing protein, producing MLKTNRPDNPVESDAMPPEFRLPTESLAGGVAFIRRRTSLILSTCLITLGVGLLYLIAAVPTFTADAQLVVESKAAARDAASVSTIVESQIAIIKSESIARAVIGKLSLAEDPEFVPENGVLRSMIKSISRLLGWIKPETESGATRYALRSFERKLSAKRVGLTYIIEISFDSVDPDRATQILNTVAETYIADQMDSKYKSVLRNEKWVKDRISELSNEASTAQKALTNYRKNRNDTADSAETVDAGTPASQLTARTQGELRELEAAAESTARTYDNFLRLLRYIEAQQQSSPVLEARLLAEASRPLRASSPKVGVVLGISTIGGALLGVVLGMLRDLSDRSLRTSEQVWKALQIACIGVVPGIKSDGAVLGSLFADSARRHKRALSNPVARKIARSASPIWTITDAPQSRFADSFIEIKLAIDSMNRRGKRNQVIGITSTQADEGKSTVAAALALLMANTGARVILVDCNLRNQSLSAALAPSAELGVLDVMSGAASVRETAWIESTTQLAFLPVGNKSRPIYASEVLASELLDKLICALRQDYEYVIVDLPAVEPFADARAAVNVLDSFIFVIEASRTNADVVKRGLDVIRHENVAGIVLNRAKCDGV from the coding sequence ATGCTGAAGACCAATAGACCGGACAATCCGGTAGAATCGGACGCTATGCCCCCTGAATTTCGCCTGCCGACCGAGTCGCTGGCGGGAGGGGTGGCATTTATTCGACGACGCACCTCGCTCATATTATCGACGTGTTTGATAACGCTTGGCGTTGGTCTCCTCTACCTCATTGCTGCAGTGCCGACGTTTACTGCCGACGCGCAACTCGTCGTAGAGTCGAAAGCGGCTGCGAGAGACGCCGCGTCCGTATCAACGATCGTGGAAAGTCAGATCGCAATCATAAAGTCTGAGAGTATCGCTCGTGCCGTAATAGGGAAACTAAGCCTGGCAGAGGATCCGGAATTTGTCCCGGAAAATGGCGTCCTGCGCAGCATGATCAAATCGATATCCCGGCTGCTCGGCTGGATCAAACCGGAAACGGAATCTGGCGCAACGAGGTATGCCCTGAGATCGTTCGAACGCAAGCTTTCGGCCAAGCGCGTCGGCCTTACGTACATTATCGAGATTAGCTTCGACTCCGTCGATCCTGACCGAGCGACGCAGATCCTCAACACCGTTGCGGAAACATATATCGCCGACCAAATGGACTCAAAATACAAATCGGTTTTGCGAAATGAGAAGTGGGTCAAGGATCGGATAAGCGAGCTGAGCAACGAAGCGTCGACTGCCCAAAAAGCATTGACGAACTATCGAAAGAACAGGAACGATACCGCGGATTCCGCAGAGACGGTCGATGCAGGCACACCCGCGTCCCAATTGACGGCAAGGACGCAAGGTGAGCTCCGAGAATTGGAGGCCGCCGCGGAATCCACCGCCAGGACTTATGATAATTTTCTCCGTCTCCTGCGTTACATCGAGGCGCAGCAGCAATCCTCGCCGGTATTGGAAGCCCGTCTGCTCGCCGAAGCTTCCCGTCCCTTGAGGGCCAGTTCGCCAAAAGTCGGAGTCGTGCTTGGAATATCGACCATTGGAGGCGCGCTTCTCGGCGTCGTTCTCGGAATGCTGCGCGATCTGTCAGATCGAAGCCTCCGCACCAGCGAGCAAGTCTGGAAAGCGCTTCAGATAGCCTGCATCGGAGTTGTCCCAGGGATCAAGTCCGACGGCGCCGTGCTTGGCTCGTTGTTTGCGGATAGCGCGCGTCGCCACAAGCGTGCTTTATCCAACCCTGTAGCTAGAAAGATCGCGCGTAGCGCGAGTCCAATCTGGACCATTACGGATGCGCCACAGTCTCGATTTGCGGATTCATTTATTGAGATCAAGCTAGCCATCGATTCCATGAACCGTCGGGGCAAGCGAAACCAGGTTATCGGGATTACCTCAACGCAAGCCGACGAGGGCAAGTCGACTGTTGCAGCGGCCTTAGCGTTACTCATGGCAAACACTGGGGCCAGAGTTATTTTGGTGGACTGCAACTTACGAAATCAATCACTCTCGGCCGCCTTGGCTCCGTCTGCGGAACTTGGTGTTTTGGATGTCATGTCGGGAGCGGCTTCAGTGCGCGAAACGGCGTGGATCGAGTCCACAACACAATTGGCTTTTCTACCGGTCGGCAACAAATCTCGACCAATCTACGCGAGTGAAGTCCTGGCATCTGAGCTGCTCGACAAACTGATTTGTGCTCTTCGCCAAGACTACGAGTACGTCATTGTTGATTTGCCGGCAGTGGAACCGTTTGCGGACGCGCGGGCCGCGGTGAATGTGTTGGATTCGTTCATTTTTGTGATTGAAGCGAGCCGTACGAATGCCGATGTCGTAAAGCGCGGGCTCGATGTTATTCGACATGAGAACGTCGCCGGCATCGTACTCAATAGAGCAAAATGCGATGGCGTGTAG
- a CDS encoding glycosyltransferase family 4 protein, translating into MTELFSRWLVGTGCRVDWLMARSGPGPSEIVIASPGERTFVLGSGSIRARLAGLRLMLRAGLAILRGEYDIVQARDRSTSSLLFLLLARLAGRPFVYWMSFPMLEETLQRARDRREAIPGWRRLAMRAYVTAGRPILYRIVLQAADHVFAQSARMKATLIERGVAAHKITPVPMAVSVDRFNLSNIAPTDDRRLGGRNVLLYIGSSGPSRRIDVIVRALGAVVRKGYDAVLVLLGNTRPTDRDSLLDIAKEEGMADRLIFTGHLPLAQALGYVRRADVCLSPYPAIPILADGTPTKLVEYLAMGRPVVANDHPDQREILEASGAGLITDLSSEGFAEAIATLLSDRTVAESMAGRGPPWIAAHRSYAVLAELVSSVYAELVRVRPR; encoded by the coding sequence ATGACCGAGCTGTTTTCACGGTGGCTCGTAGGTACGGGATGTCGCGTCGACTGGTTGATGGCGAGAAGTGGCCCCGGTCCGTCGGAGATTGTGATTGCTTCGCCTGGGGAGCGCACTTTCGTGCTCGGCAGCGGATCGATCCGCGCCCGGCTCGCAGGTCTGCGCCTCATGCTAAGGGCCGGCCTCGCCATTCTGCGCGGCGAGTACGACATTGTTCAGGCTCGCGACCGGTCGACATCATCACTTCTATTTCTCCTGCTGGCCAGATTGGCCGGTCGGCCGTTCGTATACTGGATGTCCTTTCCAATGCTGGAAGAGACACTCCAGCGGGCTCGCGACCGAAGAGAAGCTATTCCCGGCTGGCGCCGGTTGGCGATGCGGGCCTATGTGACGGCGGGAAGGCCTATCCTTTACCGCATCGTTCTGCAGGCCGCGGATCACGTCTTTGCCCAGAGCGCGCGAATGAAGGCCACACTCATTGAACGGGGGGTCGCGGCGCACAAAATAACGCCGGTTCCGATGGCGGTCTCGGTTGATCGATTCAACCTGTCGAACATAGCACCGACCGATGACCGGCGCCTGGGCGGGAGGAATGTCCTCCTCTACATCGGATCGAGCGGGCCGAGCCGCCGGATCGACGTCATCGTTCGGGCGCTGGGCGCGGTGGTGCGCAAGGGCTATGACGCCGTTCTCGTGCTGCTTGGCAACACGCGACCGACGGATCGCGACTCATTGCTTGACATCGCCAAGGAGGAAGGGATGGCTGATCGGCTGATCTTCACCGGGCATCTCCCCCTTGCACAGGCGCTCGGCTATGTCCGGCGCGCAGATGTCTGTCTGTCCCCCTACCCCGCCATCCCGATTTTAGCCGACGGAACCCCGACCAAGCTGGTGGAGTATCTTGCGATGGGCCGTCCGGTGGTCGCGAACGATCATCCCGACCAGCGCGAGATCCTGGAGGCGAGTGGAGCAGGATTGATTACCGACCTCTCTTCCGAAGGTTTCGCCGAGGCAATCGCCACTCTGCTTTCCGATAGAACCGTCGCGGAGTCCATGGCTGGGCGCGGCCCGCCCTGGATTGCTGCACACCGATCGTACGCCGTGCTTGCCGAGTTGGTCAGCTCCGTGTACGCGGAGCTTGTTCGAGTGAGACCACGGTGA
- a CDS encoding undecaprenyl-phosphate glucose phosphotransferase, giving the protein MSYASFANVPASTKFPAESVDVGREAPVRIGRGRLAVLLVLAAASEFLLVTAAAYAAAFLYYRLVLLHSPDPAQYIPESLLIATLQLLVSIGHRQYSRIQTQPRHVFLWNGASGVFLVFSFFVSTIFLLKVSEDYSRATVIAQAVSVLLTVLCTRALWFSLLQPSIASGLIDARRVILIGDPNHCLHFSARAAATGIRTIRSFDFPTFRADSSGPSRTSTVQVLPDARSLVADCRPLRADDIVILTSEPDIPVALVLAGALSELPVDVHVVPVGTVDLMAVSRITQFGNMVTMRIFQCPLTPFNRAIKRAFDVVAAIAGLIVASPVLAIVAFAIKLDSRGPVLFRQRRHGYNNEPIHVLKFRSMTVMEEGDNFRPATRHDPRVTRLGRIMRRTNIDELPQLLNVLVGDMSLVGPRPQPTAQNEAFAELISSFFRRHNVKPGITGWAQVNGYRGDTDTLEKMQRRVEHDLYYIDNWSLLFDLKIMVMTLFSRKVYWNAY; this is encoded by the coding sequence ATGAGTTATGCCTCGTTTGCCAATGTGCCGGCCTCTACCAAGTTTCCAGCAGAGTCGGTCGACGTCGGCAGGGAAGCCCCAGTACGCATCGGCAGGGGCCGCTTGGCTGTCCTGTTGGTACTGGCAGCGGCGAGCGAATTCCTGCTCGTAACCGCTGCGGCCTATGCCGCAGCCTTCCTCTATTATCGGTTGGTGCTGCTGCACTCGCCGGATCCCGCCCAGTACATTCCGGAATCCCTTCTGATCGCTACCTTGCAATTGCTGGTTTCCATAGGGCACCGGCAATACTCACGGATTCAGACGCAGCCCCGCCACGTCTTCCTATGGAACGGCGCCAGCGGCGTCTTCCTCGTATTCTCCTTCTTTGTCTCGACGATATTCCTTTTGAAAGTCTCCGAAGACTACTCGCGCGCTACTGTCATAGCTCAAGCTGTGAGCGTTCTCCTTACGGTGCTCTGCACCCGTGCACTTTGGTTCTCATTACTACAGCCTTCGATTGCCTCAGGGTTGATAGATGCCAGGCGCGTCATTCTCATAGGAGACCCGAATCACTGCTTGCATTTTTCCGCGCGAGCAGCCGCCACCGGAATTCGAACCATCCGCTCGTTCGACTTTCCGACATTTCGCGCCGACTCTTCAGGACCGTCGCGCACCAGCACCGTCCAAGTACTGCCTGATGCCCGCTCACTGGTCGCGGATTGCCGCCCCCTTCGAGCGGATGACATTGTAATTTTGACTTCGGAGCCGGATATTCCGGTTGCTCTCGTCCTTGCCGGCGCCCTATCCGAGCTCCCAGTTGACGTTCACGTCGTCCCTGTTGGGACTGTCGATCTCATGGCCGTGTCGCGGATCACTCAGTTCGGCAACATGGTGACGATGCGGATCTTTCAGTGTCCCCTCACTCCATTCAACCGAGCAATAAAGCGAGCATTCGACGTCGTCGCTGCAATCGCCGGACTTATTGTAGCTAGCCCCGTCCTCGCTATCGTGGCGTTTGCAATCAAGCTCGACTCCCGTGGGCCCGTGCTGTTTCGTCAGAGGCGGCATGGCTACAACAACGAGCCCATTCACGTGCTTAAATTCAGATCCATGACCGTGATGGAAGAAGGCGACAATTTCAGACCTGCCACCAGACACGATCCACGTGTGACTCGTCTGGGACGTATCATGCGCCGTACGAACATCGATGAGCTTCCACAGCTATTGAATGTTCTCGTCGGCGACATGTCGCTCGTCGGGCCCCGTCCACAGCCAACCGCTCAAAACGAGGCGTTCGCTGAGCTGATTTCGTCATTTTTCCGTCGTCACAACGTCAAGCCTGGCATTACCGGCTGGGCTCAGGTCAATGGGTATCGTGGCGACACCGATACTCTCGAGAAGATGCAGCGCCGTGTGGAGCATGATCTCTACTATATCGACAACTGGTCGCTTCTTTTCGATCTCAAAATCATGGTCATGACCCTCTTTTCCAGAAAGGTGTACTGGAATGCTTATTGA
- a CDS encoding O-antigen ligase family protein, with product MTPAGLPLTYQFREEPRPILAGDVSRNSASTPAHTFLIMFLAAGLLFEIGAFRMQLSGNDPFVPIDVGAASMTVQILLGSIILAAGGLLLCSRRASDMALGTWPIFLMPAMAFASMLWSPDPGFTLRKGVAFTGSVLFGFLVATVLNTQDAVRLLGRVLSLTILLSVVYVFLAPRYGVHNASDYFQSVHVGHWRGVFSHRTALGHVAGVSMGLLICYGSLIWPSRIIRYGIVIVSIACIINAGSGGGFLTAAIFPSALLVTQWLTRLKPARRGTVLLLLLATMLPAFLFAPKLLTAVLSVLGKQPDLTGRIPLWDTLLILAQEHLLFGYGYAAGFVYEVQPQILAATGYEYPHCHNGYLEVLIAFGYFGLGICLAVIIWLLTVTGRLVVAPPAHLGHLSGFPFVVVIYTLGANCIESYLITECYAVVLLALAAGLTTRARIEVRDLHALTASFRRG from the coding sequence GTGACGCCCGCAGGTTTGCCCCTAACCTATCAGTTCCGCGAGGAGCCTCGCCCGATACTCGCCGGGGACGTGTCCCGAAATTCTGCGAGTACGCCGGCCCATACATTCCTGATCATGTTCCTCGCAGCCGGTCTGCTGTTCGAAATCGGCGCATTCCGAATGCAGTTGTCTGGAAACGATCCCTTCGTCCCGATCGACGTGGGAGCAGCATCCATGACGGTCCAGATCCTGCTCGGATCGATCATTCTTGCTGCTGGCGGACTGCTCCTTTGCTCACGTCGGGCGAGCGACATGGCGCTCGGCACTTGGCCCATTTTCCTAATGCCGGCCATGGCGTTTGCGTCGATGCTTTGGTCTCCCGATCCCGGCTTCACGCTTCGAAAGGGCGTCGCCTTCACCGGATCGGTGCTGTTCGGGTTTTTGGTGGCGACAGTATTGAATACCCAAGACGCCGTTCGCCTGTTAGGCCGCGTCCTGTCGCTCACAATCTTGCTCAGCGTCGTTTATGTATTTCTTGCTCCGCGCTACGGAGTGCACAATGCTTCAGATTATTTCCAGTCAGTGCACGTCGGACACTGGCGCGGGGTTTTTTCCCATCGGACTGCATTGGGGCACGTCGCCGGCGTCAGCATGGGTTTGCTAATCTGCTATGGAAGCCTCATATGGCCGTCACGTATCATTCGCTATGGGATCGTGATTGTTTCAATTGCGTGTATCATTAACGCCGGCTCTGGTGGCGGCTTCCTGACGGCAGCAATCTTTCCCTCGGCGCTACTAGTCACGCAATGGTTGACCAGATTAAAACCCGCTCGCCGCGGCACGGTCCTCCTCTTGCTGCTCGCAACCATGCTGCCGGCGTTCCTTTTTGCACCGAAGCTGCTTACCGCGGTGCTTTCCGTCCTTGGTAAGCAACCCGATCTAACAGGTCGTATCCCCTTGTGGGACACGTTACTCATCTTGGCACAGGAGCACCTTCTCTTTGGATACGGATATGCCGCCGGTTTCGTCTACGAGGTCCAACCCCAGATTTTGGCCGCGACGGGATACGAATATCCGCACTGCCACAATGGGTATCTTGAGGTACTGATTGCCTTCGGCTATTTCGGGCTTGGTATCTGCTTAGCTGTCATAATCTGGCTCTTGACGGTAACGGGGCGGCTCGTTGTCGCTCCTCCCGCTCACCTCGGTCATTTGAGTGGGTTTCCCTTCGTTGTTGTCATCTACACGCTTGGCGCCAACTGCATCGAATCCTATCTGATAACCGAGTGCTACGCAGTCGTACTGCTTGCACTGGCAGCGGGCCTCACAACAAGAGCAAGGATTGAAGTGCGAGACCTCCACGCGCTTACCGCCAGCTTCCGCCGGGGTTGA